One window of the Cryptomeria japonica chromosome 7, Sugi_1.0, whole genome shotgun sequence genome contains the following:
- the LOC131045460 gene encoding hydroxycinnamoyltransferase-like, with protein MVRPATRTATQTMFLSNLDHGWLPFNNVQRLFFYTQSPLNEYSSLIQGIKKSLSSVLVHFYPLAGRLKKGESGRTEVDCNDEGVEFREASINIPFQELEKDGFQRKAFFPKLVHDVDLSVDENYSRPLLLIQVTAFEEGGICIGTTFHHVIADGNSFWHFLTSWAECSRGLPLVKPPQHSRTIFKRDNKSPLSISYKAHEIISHGITGAKIFKFVPDNSQSDNIKTCTTGEVDTPKGDLQKWVDLKKKTEVIYSTFCFTEDKIQYLKQRSGASTSFVAVAAQFWRCVMRAREVPKEEAVYFLLLCDCRGRVKRPLTPDYFGNCLSVGLAQTTANTLVNSDISFAAGVIQQVIDSCTSQEQINYLIDWAGYPDRNFVKLVTEAGWKYGTNAVSSPRFPLYGMDFGWGKPSDVQTATMNEIGTMFLSCAKDGGKSILVSTCLPQHQMEILHLLLSVSVD; from the exons ATGGTAAGGCCGGCCACCCGAACTGCCACACAGACCATGTTCCTCTCCAATCTTGATCATGGTTGGTTACCCTTCAACAATGTTCAAAGGCTTTTCTTCTATACACAGTCTCCTTTGAACGAATATTCTTCATTAATACAAGGCATAAAGAAAAGCCTCTCCTCAGTTTTAGTACATTTCTACCCTCTGGCTGGTCGATTGAAGAAGGGAGAATCTGGCAGAACGGAGGTTGATTGCAATGACGAAGGTGTGGAATTTAGGGAGGCATCAATTAATATACCCTTCCAAGAATTAGAAAAAGATGGGTTTCAGCGTAAGGCCTTCTTCCCAAAACTTGTTCACGACGTCGATCTATCTGTCGATGAAAATTACAGTAGACCGCTTCTGCTAATACAG GTTACAGCTTTTGAGGAAGGCGGGATATGCATCGGAACCACCTTTCATCATGTAATAGCAGATGGAAATTCGTTCTGGCATTTCCTGACATCGTGGGCAGAGTGTAGCAGAGGCCTTCCCCTTGTCAAACCTCCTCAGCACTCCAGAACAATTTTCAAACGAGATAACAAGAGTCCCCTTTCTATTTCCTACAAAGCCCATGAGATAATAAGCCATGGAATTACAGGGGCCAAGATTTTCAAGTTTGTACCTGACAATTCACAGTCAGACAACATAAAGACATGTACTACCGGGGAAGTGGACACGCCCAAAGGGGACCTCCAGAAATGGGTCGATCTCAAAAAGAAAACGGAAGTGATATATTCAACGTTTTGCTTTACTGAGGACAAAATACAATACCTGAAACAACGAAGCGGTGCTTCGACTTCTTTTGTTGCAGTGGCTGCACAATTTTGGAGATGTGTGATGAGAGCTCGCGAGGTGCCGAAGGAAGAAGCCGTTTACTTCTTATTGCTGTGTGATTGCAGGGGTCGTGTTAAGCGGCCTCTAACTCCAGATTATTTTGGAAATTGCTTGTCTGTAGGCTTGGCGCAGACAACAGCCAACACACTCGTCAATTCCGACATCTCCTTCGCTGCGGGTGTTATCCAGCAAGTCATTGATTCCTGCACTTCCCAAGAGCAGATTAATTATCTGATCGACTGGGCGGGATATCCTGATAGAAATTTTGTAAAGTTAGTTACAGAAGCCGGGTGGAAATACGGAACCAACGCAGTTAGCTCTCCAAGATTTCCATTGTACGGGATGGATTTTGGATGGGGGAAGCCTTCGGATGTGCAGACTGCAACAATGAACGAAATTGGAACCATGTTCTTGTCATGCGCAAAGGATGGAGGAAAAAGTATTTTGGTCTCCACTTGCCTTCCTCAACACCAAATGGAAATCCTACACCTCCTTCTCTCTGTTTCAGTTGATTGA